The proteins below come from a single Corynebacterium glyciniphilum AJ 3170 genomic window:
- a CDS encoding GDSL-type esterase/lipase family protein: MSARHRTASRAGRRIAGLAAAAVATVAALSGTLLSAPESQAAPGNTVVLGDSIVANPDIYNYLAGKGLPLPDPILSGSGCGTDNRFANSYGQASGKHVDNYSCAGGSYRTGGMHVTEQADRANRGGALNAGTNEVVIWAGANDTYPYILGDKLPVPQIERQLRDSVNRTVSHVKRLAPNANVKVLGFPHITNGAGQVCPINVIPNVQVPSALIQISDVEWALERGLRDGATSAGGNFVDLKGPSRGHEMCSNDRWVVGLIDTTSERRNLPLHMTDTGLRAMGRAAANA; the protein is encoded by the coding sequence ATGAGCGCACGACACCGCACGGCCTCGCGGGCAGGCCGCCGCATCGCCGGACTTGCAGCCGCCGCAGTGGCCACCGTCGCCGCCCTGTCCGGCACGCTGCTCTCGGCACCGGAGAGCCAGGCCGCCCCCGGTAACACCGTTGTCCTCGGCGACTCCATCGTCGCCAACCCGGACATCTATAACTACCTCGCCGGCAAGGGTCTCCCCTTGCCTGACCCGATCCTCAGCGGTTCCGGTTGCGGCACAGACAACCGGTTCGCCAACTCCTACGGCCAGGCATCCGGCAAGCACGTCGACAACTACTCCTGTGCCGGCGGTTCCTACCGCACCGGTGGCATGCACGTCACCGAGCAGGCAGACCGCGCCAACCGCGGCGGCGCCCTGAACGCCGGCACCAACGAGGTCGTCATCTGGGCAGGCGCCAACGACACCTACCCCTACATCCTCGGCGACAAGCTGCCGGTCCCGCAGATCGAGCGCCAGCTGCGCGATTCGGTGAACCGCACCGTCTCCCACGTCAAGCGTCTCGCGCCCAACGCCAACGTGAAGGTGCTCGGCTTCCCGCACATCACCAACGGCGCCGGTCAGGTCTGCCCGATCAACGTCATCCCGAACGTGCAGGTTCCGAGCGCGCTGATCCAGATCTCCGATGTCGAGTGGGCCCTGGAACGGGGACTGCGCGACGGCGCCACCAGCGCCGGCGGCAACTTCGTCGATCTCAAGGGGCCGAGCCGCGGCCACGAGATGTGCTCGAATGACCGGTGGGTCGTCGGCCTGATCGACACCACCTCGGAGCGTCGTAACCTCCCGCTGCACATGACCGACACCGGTCTGCGCGCCATGGGACGCGCCGCCGCGAACGCCTGA
- a CDS encoding ABC transporter substrate-binding protein produces the protein MTVTTVPGRGVGRSRDRRTGVRTSVRSSLVALVATLSLVSAACSSGDGGNDVSTADEDFTPVTFTSPWGDSTLDARPERIAAVGYKDTDIVASMGEVPVIVPENTVKQETWTLDALKSDPAATFEYTETGMPPMEELAAAEPDLIIASQLDLKDVYDQLSGIAPVIAAETQEDIAGNWQQTLINLGEALGEEERADEVVQKTEDAVAAVRKDHPEFAGRTVSLIQYFGLDEMRLLNPAGGDAATLFSDMGFDEDADTADLQGVQLSGERVDDLAADVVIVLDNSDGRIGELEDSAVFSSIPAVQEDRVLVISNNAFKEGNDPSFEANGKHYEGNLAWAVAYPGPLSTQWAVETLTPLLADTVN, from the coding sequence ATGACTGTCACGACGGTGCCCGGACGTGGTGTCGGGCGGAGCAGAGACCGTCGCACCGGGGTGCGGACCTCGGTACGGTCATCGCTTGTCGCTCTCGTCGCCACCCTGTCGTTGGTGTCTGCAGCGTGTTCCTCCGGTGACGGGGGAAATGACGTTTCCACCGCCGATGAGGATTTCACGCCGGTAACGTTCACCTCGCCCTGGGGTGACAGCACCCTCGATGCCCGTCCGGAACGTATTGCCGCGGTGGGGTACAAGGACACTGACATTGTCGCTTCGATGGGTGAGGTTCCGGTGATCGTGCCGGAGAACACCGTCAAGCAGGAGACGTGGACGCTCGACGCGCTGAAGAGTGATCCGGCGGCGACCTTCGAGTACACCGAGACCGGGATGCCTCCGATGGAGGAGCTTGCGGCGGCAGAACCGGATCTGATCATCGCCAGTCAGCTGGACCTGAAGGATGTCTACGACCAGTTGTCGGGCATCGCGCCGGTGATCGCTGCCGAAACTCAGGAAGACATCGCGGGCAACTGGCAGCAGACCCTCATCAACCTGGGCGAGGCCCTCGGGGAGGAGGAGCGGGCCGACGAGGTCGTCCAGAAGACCGAGGATGCCGTGGCCGCCGTCCGCAAGGATCATCCGGAGTTCGCCGGCAGGACCGTGTCATTGATCCAGTACTTCGGACTCGATGAAATGAGGCTGCTCAACCCGGCCGGCGGTGATGCTGCGACGCTGTTCAGCGACATGGGGTTCGATGAGGACGCGGACACGGCGGATCTGCAGGGCGTGCAGCTCAGCGGGGAACGGGTCGACGACCTGGCGGCCGATGTCGTCATCGTCCTCGACAATTCCGACGGGCGGATCGGTGAACTCGAGGACAGCGCGGTCTTCAGCAGCATCCCGGCTGTCCAGGAGGACCGGGTTCTGGTCATCAGCAACAATGCGTTCAAGGAGGGCAACGACCCCTCTTTCGAGGCCAACGGGAAGCACTACGAGGGCAATCTGGCGTGGGCGGTCGCCTATCCAGGGCCCCTCTCGACGCAGTGGGCGGTGGAGACGTTGACACCGCTGCTGGCGGACACGGTCAACTGA
- a CDS encoding SdpI family protein — protein sequence MSDALMAVAFPAVMAVVLSMVISQVTKAAARGDLPRSGAVGIRTAATKASDDAWTAGHEAAAPLARTVTLGTSVLAVVIIILSFIFDGAWVTALGVVPFVIVLVSLIPVVRAANRAARMAEAAKKNGKNGKNGKGAAKRKR from the coding sequence ATGAGTGATGCATTGATGGCAGTGGCGTTTCCGGCGGTCATGGCGGTGGTTCTGTCCATGGTCATCTCGCAGGTGACGAAAGCCGCTGCCCGAGGCGACCTGCCACGATCCGGAGCGGTGGGGATCCGGACGGCCGCCACGAAGGCCAGCGATGACGCGTGGACGGCGGGTCACGAGGCAGCGGCTCCACTGGCGAGGACGGTGACGTTGGGAACCTCCGTGCTGGCCGTGGTGATCATCATCCTGTCGTTCATCTTCGACGGCGCGTGGGTGACTGCCCTGGGAGTTGTTCCGTTCGTGATTGTCCTCGTCAGTCTCATTCCCGTGGTCCGCGCGGCGAATCGTGCCGCCCGGATGGCGGAAGCGGCGAAGAAGAACGGGAAGAACGGGAAGAACGGGAAGGGCGCCGCGAAGCGTAAGCGGTGA
- a CDS encoding LCP family protein, with protein sequence MSPTPPDNDGRSGDPVARDRHGRPILDRYGRPVPRRSSGAVPPPQDATRAYGGEHRPESRHRAAGQHQAQPPQYRRQPEQPPQAAPYQPPRQEREPQRPYGQQPPPEQPSGPPPRSRRPRKRRRIRPLRIIGALLLVIVLVAGGTAWWVDSNLNRVDALTNYEGRIGNTSGTNWLLVGSDSRAGMSEEDGERYAAGDLSDGGARTDTIIVVHVPSFGGKPTMVSIPRDSYVSIPGYGEGKINSAFSFGGPQLLQQTVEGATGMRMDHYMEIGFGGFGKIVDAVGGVELCPADAIDDPMAGLNVEAGCQEMDGPTALGYVRTRYTSANGDLDRVERQREFLNAVVSKVGSFGTLANPFRALPLINAFSDALTVDESDHVWHLARLALGMIRGADQQTVPVGGFADTDAGSVVLWDDGAAEELFSDLR encoded by the coding sequence ATGTCACCAACCCCGCCCGACAACGACGGCCGCTCCGGAGACCCTGTCGCCCGTGACAGGCATGGTCGGCCGATCCTTGACCGTTACGGGCGCCCCGTGCCCCGTCGCTCCTCGGGCGCGGTCCCGCCACCGCAGGACGCCACCCGCGCCTACGGAGGGGAACACCGACCAGAATCCCGGCACCGGGCGGCAGGCCAGCATCAGGCTCAGCCGCCGCAGTACCGGCGGCAGCCGGAGCAGCCACCGCAGGCAGCCCCGTACCAACCGCCCAGGCAGGAGCGCGAGCCCCAACGTCCGTATGGGCAGCAGCCGCCTCCCGAGCAACCGTCCGGGCCACCACCGCGGTCCCGGCGACCACGCAAGCGTCGGCGGATCCGTCCCCTGCGGATCATCGGCGCGCTGCTCCTGGTGATCGTCCTGGTCGCCGGCGGTACCGCATGGTGGGTCGACTCTAATCTCAACCGGGTCGACGCGCTCACCAACTACGAGGGCCGCATCGGCAACACCTCAGGAACGAACTGGCTGCTCGTGGGCTCCGATTCCCGGGCCGGGATGAGCGAGGAGGACGGTGAACGCTACGCCGCCGGCGATCTCTCCGACGGCGGCGCACGAACCGACACCATCATCGTCGTCCATGTCCCCTCCTTCGGCGGCAAGCCGACCATGGTGTCCATCCCCCGCGACTCCTATGTGTCGATCCCCGGCTACGGAGAGGGGAAGATCAACTCCGCGTTCTCCTTCGGCGGCCCGCAGCTCCTGCAGCAGACCGTCGAGGGTGCCACCGGCATGCGCATGGACCACTACATGGAGATCGGGTTCGGCGGCTTCGGGAAGATCGTCGACGCTGTCGGCGGAGTGGAACTCTGCCCGGCCGACGCCATCGACGACCCGATGGCCGGACTGAACGTCGAGGCAGGCTGCCAGGAGATGGACGGGCCGACGGCGCTGGGCTACGTGCGTACCCGCTACACCTCAGCCAACGGTGACCTGGACCGGGTGGAACGCCAGCGTGAGTTCCTCAACGCCGTGGTCTCGAAGGTGGGCTCGTTCGGCACGCTCGCCAACCCTTTCCGCGCCCTTCCCCTGATCAACGCGTTCTCCGACGCCCTGACCGTGGATGAGAGCGACCATGTGTGGCACCTCGCACGCCTCGCGCTCGGCATGATCCGCGGCGCGGACCAGCAGACCGTCCCGGTGGGCGGATTCGCCGATACGGATGCCGGGAGCGTGGTCCTCTGGGACGACGGAGCTGCCGAGGAACTCTTCAGCGACCTGCGCTGA
- the tpx gene encoding thiol peroxidase — MADTAFQGTPAHTVGDLPAVGEQAPNFTTVSAELKDVNGDSLRGKRVVLNIFPSVDTGVCAASEREFNKRATDLENTAVVSVSKDLPFALARFCAAEGIENVEPTSAFRSSFGEDFGVTLTDSPLAGLLGRSVVVLDTDGTVLHSQLVPEITTEPDYDAALAVLN; from the coding sequence ATGGCTGATACCGCATTCCAAGGAACCCCTGCCCACACCGTCGGTGACCTGCCCGCAGTCGGCGAGCAGGCCCCCAACTTCACCACCGTGTCCGCGGAGCTCAAGGACGTCAACGGCGACTCGCTCCGCGGCAAGCGCGTGGTGCTGAACATCTTCCCCTCGGTCGACACCGGCGTCTGCGCCGCGTCCGAGCGGGAGTTCAACAAGCGGGCCACCGACCTGGAGAACACCGCCGTCGTCTCCGTCTCGAAGGACCTCCCTTTCGCGCTGGCACGGTTCTGCGCCGCGGAGGGCATCGAGAACGTGGAGCCCACGTCCGCCTTCCGCTCCTCCTTCGGCGAGGACTTCGGTGTGACTCTCACGGACTCCCCGCTCGCCGGTCTGCTGGGCCGCTCGGTGGTTGTCCTGGACACCGACGGAACCGTCCTGCACTCACAGTTGGTCCCGGAGATCACCACCGAGCCCGACTACGACGCCGCGCTCGCCGTCCTGAACTAG
- a CDS encoding DUF5926 family protein, translated as MSRRQAKLAKRAAERAALERDPRPYDGFAAEADLIALQEFVPSAHFTAETEKDAGFTRTVTICTVLPGAAAALVRAEEEGGEALVALQTQHRGDNPNRDLAFALNWAKDAAPGSSLEVAVADGSEPELSSLLVADQKPTIEVRDDFNWWLTEDQRDNPQVVASLDQANASVLPSTRVDAEITGSAWWIDPGEKAHIRWVRPETEAQLLPALARVHAAGQLNLGEDTRFAGVFRTHGVLVPVFDLDNTMDASEFAAPLQELDARISTALSEIADGGSLTADEQKSRQTIIAREVTIR; from the coding sequence ATGAGCCGTCGCCAGGCGAAGCTAGCCAAGCGTGCCGCCGAGCGTGCCGCGTTGGAGCGCGACCCTCGGCCCTACGACGGTTTCGCTGCCGAGGCTGATCTGATCGCGCTGCAGGAATTCGTCCCCTCCGCGCACTTCACCGCGGAGACGGAGAAGGACGCCGGTTTCACCCGCACGGTGACGATCTGCACCGTCCTGCCCGGGGCCGCGGCAGCACTGGTCCGTGCTGAGGAGGAGGGTGGCGAGGCACTGGTCGCCCTGCAGACCCAGCACCGCGGTGACAACCCCAACCGTGATCTGGCTTTCGCCCTGAACTGGGCCAAGGATGCGGCACCGGGCAGCAGCCTGGAGGTCGCCGTCGCCGACGGGTCCGAGCCGGAGCTGTCCTCCCTCCTGGTCGCTGACCAGAAGCCGACGATCGAGGTGCGCGACGACTTCAATTGGTGGCTCACCGAGGACCAGCGAGACAACCCGCAGGTTGTCGCTTCCCTTGACCAGGCCAATGCCTCGGTTCTGCCGAGCACGCGGGTGGACGCCGAGATCACCGGATCCGCCTGGTGGATCGACCCGGGCGAGAAGGCGCACATCCGCTGGGTTCGCCCGGAGACGGAGGCGCAGCTGCTCCCGGCACTCGCCCGTGTCCATGCCGCAGGCCAGCTGAACCTCGGCGAGGACACGCGTTTCGCCGGCGTATTCCGCACCCACGGCGTTCTCGTCCCGGTATTCGACCTGGACAACACCATGGATGCCAGCGAATTCGCCGCACCGCTGCAGGAACTGGACGCCCGCATCTCGACGGCGCTGTCCGAGATCGCGGACGGTGGGAGCCTCACTGCAGACGAGCAGAAGTCGCGTCAGACGATCATCGCCCGCGAGGTCACGATCCGCTGA
- a CDS encoding glycerophosphodiester phosphodiesterase, translated as MGDVKIIAHRGASGYRPELTLDAYELAVDQRADGIECDIRLTADGVPVVIHDATVDRTSDGVGAVAAMPLAQLRELNVGTAHRPQRIPTLREMLEFIRDVQTSDYRPELFVETKRLGSLGERDGRLEAAMNRELHAVGLADGGPDTLVHLISFDHGSLARFSSLNPQIHRIYLRKEYLLWRMLKHLEPMGVAPSQGFSVYRARQAPQHVVGAGERTYVFTANRQDDLLWLHRHGVRWAATDYPDRARRTLDGAVGFH; from the coding sequence ATGGGGGACGTGAAGATCATCGCGCACCGCGGGGCGAGCGGCTACCGGCCCGAACTGACCCTTGACGCCTATGAACTCGCCGTTGACCAGCGGGCGGACGGTATCGAGTGTGATATTCGACTCACTGCCGACGGGGTACCCGTGGTTATCCACGACGCCACGGTCGACCGCACGTCCGACGGGGTCGGCGCCGTCGCCGCGATGCCCTTGGCACAACTCCGGGAGCTCAACGTGGGAACGGCACACCGTCCCCAACGTATCCCGACACTGCGGGAAATGCTCGAGTTCATCCGTGACGTACAGACCAGTGACTACCGGCCTGAGCTCTTCGTCGAGACCAAACGGTTAGGCAGCCTCGGAGAGCGGGACGGACGCCTCGAGGCGGCGATGAACCGCGAACTGCATGCTGTCGGTCTGGCGGACGGCGGACCGGACACTCTGGTCCACCTGATCTCCTTCGACCATGGCTCTCTGGCACGCTTCTCCTCCCTGAATCCGCAGATCCACCGGATCTACCTGCGGAAGGAGTACCTCCTGTGGCGCATGCTGAAGCACCTCGAGCCGATGGGTGTCGCCCCGTCGCAGGGGTTCTCGGTGTACCGCGCACGACAAGCGCCTCAGCACGTGGTCGGCGCAGGTGAGCGCACGTACGTTTTCACCGCCAACCGGCAGGACGATCTTCTCTGGCTGCACCGTCACGGTGTCAGGTGGGCCGCCACTGATTACCCCGACCGCGCCCGTCGGACGCTCGACGGTGCCGTGGGTTTTCACTGA